From one Gadus morhua chromosome 8, gadMor3.0, whole genome shotgun sequence genomic stretch:
- the ltb4r2b gene encoding leukotriene B4 receptor 2b yields the protein MASLSSNHSLPSSHNNTMAELSPVSNDISTAVGALILGIVFLLGVPGNLFVAWSIMARTRHRSVTTLLIFNLACADGFLMALTVFFVIYLAKQTWVFGQVMCKILFYLCNVNMYASIFLITLMSLHRLVAVVWPLKLSSVACRKIVTRLIAGMWASVILIALPSLIFREVIKKHDDVRDTIRVCTPKHALPREVMFQYSFETVVGFIIPYAVIMTSYIKIVRRLKQTKFRRTVRSEKLIMGIVVTFGLLWLPYHVINMVQVSAEWFDEKSKARAKLLLISKTSRAVTSALAFISSCANPVLYTFAGKAYIKKNGFSFMARLFEGTSMDQTPNKIASSTNKSTEL from the exons atggcttCCTTGTCATCGAACCACAGTCTTCCCTCATCCCACAACAACACGATGGCGGAGCTGAGCCCGGTGAGCAACGACATCTCGACGGCCGTGGGCGCTCTGATCCTGGGCATCGTTTTCCTGCTCGGCGTTCCCGGGAACCTCTTTGTGGCCTGGAGCATCATGGCGCGCACCCGCCATCGCTCCGTCACCACCCTGCTCATCTTCAACCTGGCGTGCGCCGACGGCTTCCTCATGGCGCTCACCGTCTTCTTCGTCATCTACCTGGCCAAGCAGACGTGGGTCTTCGGCCAGGTCATGTGCAAGATACTCTTCTACCTGTGCAACGTCAACATGTACGcctccatcttcctcatcaCGCTGATGAGCCTGCACCGGCTGGTGGCGGTGGTCTGGCCGCTCAAGTTGTCGTCGGTGGCCTGCAGGAAGATCGTGACCAGGCTGATCGCGGGCATGTGGGCGTCGGTGATACTGATCGCCCTCCCTTCCCTGATTTTCCGCGAAGTGATCAAGAAGCACGACGACGTCCGGGACACCATCCGGGTGTGCACGCCGAAACACGCCCTGCCGCGAGAA GTGATGTTCCAGTATTCCTTTGAGACAGTGGTCGGTTTCATAATTCCTTATGCCGTCATTATGACCAGCTACATAAAGATTGTGAGACGCCTGAAGCAGACCAAGTTTCGTCGCACGGTGCGCAGCGAGAAGCTGATCATGGGGATTGTGGTGACCTTCGGCTTGTTGTGGCTGCCCTATCATGTCATCAACATGGTACAG GTTTCAGCTGAGTGGTTTGATGAAAAGTCGAAGGCGCGAGCAAA ATTGCTCCTGATATCGAAGACGAGTCGTGCCGTGACCTCTGCCCTGGCCTTCATCAGTAGTTGTGCCAACCCAGTCCTTTACACGTTCGCTGGGAAGGCCTACATCAAGAAAAACGGTTTCTCCTTCATGGCTCGACTGTTTGAGGGCACATCGATGGATCAGACCCCGAACAAAATCGCTAGCAGCACAAACAAGTCAACTGAACTATAA
- the sdr39u1 gene encoding epimerase family protein SDR39U1 has protein sequence MRVLIGGGSGFVGRELTRLLGKHGHEVTLISRKPGPGRITWAQLQSDGLPPCDGAVNLSGESILNPMRWWNESYRKDVFSSRIDTTRTLAHAIAASPNPPRSWVLITGVACYKPSLTAEYIEDSEWTPFDLLSRLVKEWEAAALLPENVAQTTKQVVIRPGVVLGRDGGAMKQMLLPFWLGLGGTLGPGTQPFPWIHVRDLAGVIAHSLGPGSSPDGPDVRPGAQVLNGVAPAQNTNYEFTKELGRALGRPTVFPVPAFVLNAMLGSERALVLTHGQRVTPKRTLETGYQYQYPDLGSALKEIVGG, from the exons ATGCGAGTATTAATAG GCGGAGGTTCTGGCTTTGTTGGACGTGAGCTCACTCGCTTGCTTGGGAAGCATGGCCATGAGGTCACACTCATATCCCGTAAACCTGGCCCGGGAAGGATAACCTGG GCCCAGTTGCAGTCTGATGGCCTCCCACCATGTGATGGCGCTGTCAACCTGTCGGGAGAGAGCATCCTGAACCCCATGAGATG GTGGAACGAAAGCTACAGAAAGGATGTGTTCTCCAGCCGGATCGACACCACCAGGACTCTGGCTCACGCCATCGCCGCGTCGCCCAATCCGCCTCGTTCCTGGGTTCTAATAACGGGCGTCG CATGTTACAAACCCAGCCTTACAGCCGAGTACATAGAAGACAGCGAATGGACGCCATTCGACCTTCTGTCCAGACTGGTGAAGGAGTGGGAAGCAGCCGCACTCCTTCCTGAGAACGTGGCACAGACCACCAAACAGGTGGTCATCAGACCTG GGGTAGTGCTGGGTCGCGACGGAGGTGCCATGAAGCAGATGCTGTTGCCCTTCTGGCTAGGCCTCGGGGGCACGCTTGGGCCGGGCACGCAACCGTTTCCATGGATACACGTCAGGGACCTGGCGGGGGTCATCGCCCACTCCCTGGGGCCCGGCTCGTCCCCGGACGGCCCCGACGTCCGCCCGGGGGCCCAGGTGCTGAATGGGGTGGCCCCGGCACAGAACACCAACTACGAGTTCACCAAGGAGCTGGGCCGGGCGCTGGGACGCCCCACCGTGTTCCCCGTGCCCGCCTTCGTCCTGAACGCCATGCTGGGCTCCGAGAGGGCCCTGGTGCTCACCCACGGCCAGAGGGTCACTCCCAAGAGGACCCTGGAGACGGGCTATCAGTACCAGTACCCCGACCTGGGCTCGGCGCTGAAGGAGATCGTCGGGGGTTGA